The genome window TTGGCAAAGAAATATTGGTGTCCTGCAAACGACTGTCGCGGAGTTGGTTACGGTCAAGGAGCATCAGCGTATGTTCGGAAGTCTTTCCCGGTTACAGGTGATGAGCTAACTCTGTGCAGCCCGCGCATACACTATTATGCCCCTAGTTTGGTGTCTTGGGTAAGTTGAGTTTGCTGTGGGGAGCGTACCCCTACTACGCGACTCGCCAGAGTTCATTGACTAGTGTCTGACTTTGCACAGCTCAATTGTCGGACCTGCTCTTGGTGGCTTACTCGCCGAGCCTGTTCAAAGTTACCCGCAGTACTTCAAAGCGGGCTCGATCTGGGACCAGTACCCTTTCCTCCTGCCCAATCTTTTCAGCGCCGCCACTGTCTTCTGCGGAGTTGTCATCGGTCTGCTCTTTCTGGAAGAAACCCACGCTGAGCGCAAGAAGAGGAGAGACCCCGGTGTGGAGTTGGGAAAGCGCATCATCTCGTGGGTGTCGGCCAAGAGCTGCCAAATCCCTGCGCGGAAGGCGGAGAAGCAGGCACTGCTCGACGATGATGAGCTCCCCGGCTACCGCACGAACGAGAGCTCTCCTCAACTTGTGGGATCCGAGTCTACTATCCCCGAGCCAACCGAGACTCTGAACCTCACAGAGGCATCAATCATTGACGAAATTGCTGAGCCGCCCAAGGTGATCTTTACCAGACCTGTCATCTTGAACATCATCTCCTACGGCATCCTGGCCTTGTAAGTCATTGCTCTTCACTCTGAGACTCTCATCAACATGCTTACACTTCTACCAGCCACACCATGACCTTTGATCAACTGTTCCCCGTCTTCCTCAGCACGACGCCTCGCGAGCACCCGGACGTTCACCTTCCTTTCAAGTTCCCCGGCGGCTTCTCGATGGAGACCAAGTCCATTGGCATCATTCTCGCGGTTCAGGGTGTCTACTCCATGATCTCGACAGTCTTCATCTTCCCATGGGTTACCAGACGCCTCGGTCCTCTCCGGCTGTTCAGACTATTGGCTATTTCTTACTTCTTGCTCTACCTGACGACACCCTACCTAGCTCTGTTGCCTGAGAACTTGCGAATCATCGGCATCTATATCATGGTTATCTGGAAGTGCACCTTCTCGACCATGGCCTACCCCAGCAATGCGATTCTGCTCACAAACTCGGCACCGAGCCTCATGTCCCTCGGAACTATTAACGGCGTTGCCGCCTCGACAGCGAGCTTGTGCAGAGCGTTCGGGCCGACCATTTCGGGCTTCCTTTACACTCTTGGTATTCGAACCGGCTACTCCGGACTTGCTTGGTGGACCAGCGGTGCCATTACCATTTTCGGCGCCTTCCTAAGCATGCATCTTACCGAGCCCCGTGGACGCTTGGACGAGCCTGTCAGAGATATCGAGACGGCAGTGGAACCCACTGAGATTGAGGGCCTGCTAGTTCCCCTGGACGACGACGAACACGAGGTTGAGGCCGGCCCCAGCCGGAGATCGTGATCACCACCATGATCACACACGTTGACTACCTTATCCCCCAATTTCGATACCCCGGAAAGGCGCCATGGGATTTgcactattttatttttatcaTCATTCAACAATCGGAGTTTTCATCCTACGGCGTTATTATCGACAGGAAGGGACCACAACAAGACATAGACTATCGCTCACGGGACACGACGGAAGGAATCAGAGAAAAGAGTTATTACCATCACACGATTTAATTCTGACAGGCCGAGGAGAGAGCACATACGGAAATCTCACGACCTGTTACTTGTTTTATTCCGACCATTTCCATTAGCGGGCTGCATGACTGGATTTCAGTTCTTGTTCGTTTCGACTTTTTATCAAACCTTTAGGGGGCGCTCAACATCACATCATGTATCGGGTCAGGCGACGATCCTCGACCATTTGTTTTTGTATACGGATTGTTCTATTGGACAAGGAGTTGGAAATACCATGGAGGCCCAAGGGAACAGCCGACACTGGAAAGAGATGGGAGACAGAAGACAGGGAAACCGCAAAGGGCGCAACAAAGAGAAAAAAGCAAATGGCATTTTTGGGGGGAATACCACAGAGGACCGGACGTACCAAACCAACCCGAGGAAAGAGAAGCGGAGGAGCGGGAAGGATTTTGGCAAGGAAGGGAATTTTTCTCCTCTGCCGGGAAACTCGATTTGTTCTGTGGGGGCCTGTGAAGACTTGCAAAGGTCTAGCTGCTCTTGATGTTTTAATGATGGCTTATTTCTTAGAGAATTGATGGGAGAACAACTCCTTGACAAACAGCTTTGATTACAACTGTAATGACAACCGTGACAACTTACAACCCCAGTAGTGACTGACAAACCCCCCAATGACCTGCCTACCCCGACATGCCTCATGAGTGAGCTTGAAGGCCGCGGCGTCTTTTCTCTCGGGCGGTTTCTGTTCAGCGCCAAGCGAAACATTGGTGACGTACATGCTCGTACATGGGATTGAGCGGTTTGCGGGCGTGAGACACGATCGCGGGGTGTGAAGCAAGTAATTGACTCTttgattctttttttttttttggtctTTTGAAGAAAAACCCGGGGTAAGGTTAGGTCTCTGAATGAAATTTCGCAGGGTTCATGTGAAGGCGGTTCCCCGGATCCCATCCCGGTCTCATGATACAACTACCTTGTCCTAGGTGCCTACCTAGTTGTACTACTGTCTACGGGTTTCCGGCCTTGGTTCATCCGAAAGATGAGGCAGTTTGGTACGGTGCTCCCCAACGGGTTTGTGGGGTGGCAGCGGGATGGTAAGAGGGAAGGGGACCAGAAGACAGAGGAATGAGAAGAAAAGAGATAACCAGAGATTGGCGCTGGGCGGATGATGCCTTGGATACCGTCATGTTTCCATTCCCTTGAAGCTCGATTGTGAAGCCGTCATCGTGAGATAGATTGTAAGACAGCTGGGCTAAATACTTGTGGGGGTCTTCACATGCGCGTTGGTCGTCAGTGTTGGCATCGCTCATTGGACGGGTACCAACAGTGCTGTTTGGATGTTGGATCTCGTGACAGGAGAGAGGGACCAAGATTACAGTGATCGATAACGGCGAACGGGTTGTGACTTGTGATGGATTGGATAATCCCCGTCCGTTAGCAAAGCTATACTAAGCCTATGCTGGAGCGTTGGCGCTGGGGAGTGGATACGTGAGATACGGTAGACTCTGAGAACCGAGGGGACCTCGGTATTGCTATTTGGGGGCAAATGAACGGTAGATGACAACGTCGAGGGTTTCGGTTGGCGAGATTGAAGTTTGGTCAATCCAAAACGACGGATGGCAATTACGGATTTCGAGTGCCATCTCGGGCACATCGTGAAGTGGGCGGCGACTTCAAACTCGATTAGTAAGGTGGTATGGATAATGATCCTACCGACGTCACAACACCGCGATATTGTATAGGGAGGAGGGAAGAGGACGATTCAGAGATGAAGTTAGCAGAGAGTCAGAGGTGGCGGCCGATACCTACGGAGGAAGAAGGCACCCTCTACTGGTCTGGCGCCCTCCCACAATCGTAAACGGTCCCGGATTCGACGGATAGATAAGGGGCCCCTTCTCCTTCTGGTTCTGGTTCTGATAAAGAggcacacacgcacacaGGTGTGTAAGAGGGTGAATTGGACCCTCGTAAAAAGGGAACCAATGCCAAGTTTCAAATGAGAGCAAAGCAATTGGCTTTTTTAGCTCGGTTTCCAAGGGTATGGTCAACTGATACCCGGCGGCCATCATGGCCAAGCGAGGGCGCGCCAAAAGGCTCAGGCCGATGCGGCAGCGCGGGATGGAGTTCCCAAACGAGGCATTGCCGGCCAGGATCTCGATGATTGGTGTACTTGGTGTATGTCGTCGTGCGGGGGGAGACAGTCGGACAGTCTGCATACTCATACAGACTCCAGAGAAATTCACAGAGGGGGAGGATTCGCATTCCTTAGTAAGGCACCGTACGCTGTCTTGTTCGCTCGTTCTCGTTTGGGGAGTTGTGGTGGCTTGAGGGGGGAGAGTGGGGGCACGACAGAGATGAAGATGAATAAGAGATTTGGTTGTTGATCGTGTCCAGTCTCTTGTGGCTGATTACTTATCAAGCTCTCTGTCCGGCCCGTCAAGCTGAATGGTAAGGTAGATGGAGTTGGTTAATGATGAAGAAGAGTAATGCTGTAAGTTGCGCAGTCACTTCTCACCTGTGGCTTGACTCCTTCAACTTTCCAGCTGTCTCCAGAGACCTCCACTTTCTGTGCCAGGCGCACCACAAACTAACCGGCCGAGTGCGATGGACCCTCCTTCCTGCCATTCCTTATCAGCTTGAGGatggaaagaaaaaaaaaacaggTGCTTAGGTCAACGAAAACCAATATCGCCGGCTGCAGATTGGTCCCTTCTGATTAGCGCATTCTGTCCATCAAGCTGCCCGCGCCTGCCTATCCGTCCTGTTTACCTCACTTTACTACAGTTTGGGGTGGGTGCTCTTGTCATTTCACCGACCGCCTCCCCATAACGTCGCAGTTAGCCCGCCCGCCTCTTTCTTCACGGCTCACCTATCACCGCGCATATCCCACAGCTCCAGCTCGAGTTGTCGAGGTAGCTTGACCTTTGTCTTGTGCGGGAATTCCCACCGCCGTTGAATCACTTTGTCTCTTTTCCCATCCTCCAAACAAGCTACTGGGCCTATCTATCTCTCCCTCTCGCTTGTATGCACcatcccgccgccgccgccatctTCCGCCGTCCGCTCTCCGCCTGTTCTCTGACCGACTCGACATGCGCAGTCTTGACCTGAATCTCGGTCACATTCCCAACATCCAGAGCGATCCCAGCTGAAGGATCTCGCCTGCCAATCTGTATATACTTCGTGACCTTCACAGTCCCGGTCGCCTTTGCCTCTGCCTTTCCTGGGCCCGCCGCCACCCCGTTGCAGAGAACCCCCCCTCATCTTCTTCGTCGTCTGTCCGGCCTAGAACCGACCCTTGCCTCTAGCGCCGCCTTAGTCCACTGGGGTTGGGTAGACGAGACAAGAGGTCCCTTCTTCCAACTGTCTGTGCCCACTGCCGAATGATGTGTGGAGCTGTCACTGTGCAAGTCAAGATAGCGTCGCGATAACGGCCTGGTTCCAACACTTTTGTATGCCTCACCGACGTCCAGCCTTTCCCACCTTCACTCTCCCCTCTTTCTACTCCCTCTCGCAACCGCACCTTTCGCCAGTCCTGGCCGAGGGACCTGCGCTCACCAAGAAGTCTACAGGACGACCCGGTTCTCCTACTCTCTACATCATCTAGAGTCGGCTCTAAAAACCGCCCCCGACTCACCCCGACTGGCCGGTAGCCGCGCCTCCGGAACTCAGTCTCAACCCTATCCTCGTCCCAACCTTCCCCGCCCCGTCTCTTCTCTCCGAAAAGCCGACTAGTACCGTCCGATCAAGAGACCTTCACCTTACACAATGCCGGCTCATTCACCGCCATCACCCACCCTCAAGCCGACGAAGCGCCCGCGCCAAGGCTCCTACGATGTCGACGTCTCCC of Colletotrichum lupini chromosome 8, complete sequence contains these proteins:
- a CDS encoding major facilitator superfamily transporter, with the translated sequence MGKGARRAARTHMPTHSHTPRLRMASQAPRPSCRAVGSLPTTWDLSPPHLPESLPGGQIQIFLLPRPRQWYGPGGLSPSWVWSVSGVALGFDVSWSSHRHRPRSLHIKLLASPELATFSLVSLCLFYLCFSTVAFHGYIISLEHQHAFLPSTRLAKQILAHTNLDHQLHDTVFLPRFLSPPKTLQELHLPTAHTPRINQDEEDRLHDGRPSRRLLGEHEVQASALSHDTDVSLCRICEPIAFMSIFPYVYKMVEHFNITEDKSKISVYAGMITSAFTLAEFSTGVVWGRLSDKIGRKPVLLMGLFGTALSSLVFGFAPNLTVALIARALGGLLNGNIGVLQTTVAELVTVKEHQPRAYTIMPLVWCLGSIVGPALGGLLAEPVQSYPQYFKAGSIWDQYPFLLPNLFSAATVFCGVVIGLLFLEETHAERKKRRDPGVELGKRIISWVSAKSCQIPARKAEKQALLDDDELPGYRTNESSPQLVGSESTIPEPTETLNLTEASIIDEIAEPPKVIFTRPVILNIISYGILAFHTMTFDQLFPVFLSTTPREHPDVHLPFKFPGGFSMETKSIGIILAVQGVYSMISTVFIFPWVTRRLGPLRLFRLLAISYFLLYLTTPYLALLPENLRIIGIYIMVIWKCTFSTMAYPSNAILLTNSAPSLMSLGTINGVAASTASLCRAFGPTISGFLYTLGIRTGYSGLAWWTSGAITIFGAFLSMHLTEPRGRLDEPVRDIETAVEPTEIEGLLVPLDDDEHEVEAGPSRRSGLHDWISVLATILDHLFLYTDCSIGQGVGNTMEAQGNSRHWKEMGDRRQGNRKGRNKEKKANGIFGGNTTEDRTYQTNPRKEKRRSGKDFGKEGNFSPLPGNSICSVGACEDLQSFDYNCNDNRDNLQPHELEGRGVFSLGRFLFSAKRNIGDVHARTWD